A segment of the Capricornis sumatraensis isolate serow.1 chromosome 8, serow.2, whole genome shotgun sequence genome:
GAGCATGATGTTTACCTTCCCCTCGGGTTTTCCTGCAGCGCAAGACCCCTTCCTACCAAAAAACGCTCCATCAGCAACCTTCACATCCCTGTCCGCCCTCTGGGGCCAGAGGCCAAGACAGGCACACGGACCTTCGGCGGCCTTCCAAGATGGCCAGCCTCCAGCTCTGGCCTCTCCCGCTGCGGGCCAGCTGCCAGGCGCTGGGGTAAATACAGCAGGGAGCCCACCGCCTGAAAGTCTCCATGGGGCAGAGCTGGGTGCTGACCGCCCAGGACCCAGAGTCACTGCCTGCTCCCCTCAAGCCCCCCACGGGACTGAAGGCACATCAGTGGCCTAACCCTGTGGTCCCTTGGCAAGTTTCCAGAACTATTTTCAGCTTCAGAAACACTCCCCCGTGTCTTCGGGGCTGTCGATTTCCTGACCTGTCCTGCCCTGCTGGGCGCTGGGGCCATGGAAAACTGCTGACCGTTCCTGGGGTCCGGGGGTCGGGCTAAgccctgggggctggggcagCGGATGCCGGTCTCCGGCCAGCGGATGGCCCCGAGGCTCGGAGGGACCACAATTCTATAGGGCCTCCTAAGTGCAGGGCTCACTCAATTGAtttttccatttagaaaaaaaaataaaaataaaaggaaaaaaacctctcAGAGCCCCAGAAGTGTTTGCCTTGAGGACAAAGGCTGAGAACGCCTGGGCCTGACAAACAGGCAGCGGATGGAAGCCAAGGTGGGGGCGGCCACGGCTCCTCCCAACACTCATCCATGAGCCTCACCCACCgccccctgccctgctccccgAGTGGCCCCAGGCTGTGCGTGTGCCAGGGCCATCCTGGGGGCCAGGTCAAAGATCAGCGCTTGGCAGGGTGAGGATTGAGCCTTTCCCCAAAGCTGGGATCACAGGGACCTCAGCTTACAGAGAAAAGGCCGCGAGCTCTGACTCTGCATCCTCCCTGGCCTCTGACCCCTGGCAGAAGCCCCAGAGCCGGTCATTGCTCCACAGTCAGGCAGGTCAAGTCTTAAGCCCCCAAAAGCCTCGATCAGCACAGGCCGGGGTCAGAGTCCAGGCTTTCCGGGTCAGGGCGGATGAAGGGGCTGCAGCCAGCCGGCTAAGAAAGCACACGAGATGTGGGCTATAGAGCAAGTCCGGAAAGGCTCAGGCCCTGGCGCTCGGTTCGTGCTCTGTAAACACTAGTGGTCCTGATGAGGAACCACAGAAGGCTCCTTCCTTAGGGAGCCGGGAGCGTGTCCAGACACGTCTCTAGGAGAACGGCCACCAGcttctgcctcccaggctgctccCGAGGGGGGCCCGGCTGCGGGGGCTTCTCTCCCCAACTTCCTGCCACTTCCACCTCCGGGGCGCCCTTAACTCCCAAACCCGAGGCTTTGTTCCTGCCTGGCACCCCAAGTGCTGGTTCCGGAGGAGAACCTCATCCCATTAACAAAGAGCCGGGGCAGGAGGTTGGGGCCAAGCTGGATATTGAATAGTGGGTGCTGCATAGGTCAGCATGTGGCACACACACTTTCatgaaaaagggaaaatttttaactgaaaaagcttttaaaggaAGTTAAGACTATGGATATGTATGTAATAGAAGAACAAGCTCTGGAGGGATAATAATGACAGAAATGCAGTAATTGGGGAATTTCCTGGAGTTCCAGTGGTTAGACCTTTGTGTTTTCACTGCACGGGgcatgggttcgatgcctggttggggaactaagatctcccatgccacaaagcatggctcaaaaaaaaaaaacaaagatgcaTTAACGGAATCCTCAAAAGAATCCTACGAAATAGGAGGCACTatattccccattttacagatgaggaaactgaggcacctaGTGGGAAAATATCAGTCCACAGGGATCagttctgtggacagaagaggaaggaacagGGTAGAATTAGGGAGACAGTGGAGGGTAATTTTATCCCTAATGTGTCAGATTTTACAATGAAAATACACTAATGAATTGCATGAgtatagagaaaaaaatcttttttaaaaatggagtttAGGAACTTGATGGCAGAGAACTCTGGATATTCTCAGGCACCTCCCATTTGGCTCAGGAGACTAGTCCCCGGTCCTGCAATAAGTCACCTGGAATAAAAGAAGAGCTGGCAGGGATTCctcggcagtccagtggttaggacttggtgctttcactaccatgggctgggttcaatccctggttggggaactaagatcccacaagccacatggcatagccaaatattaattaaaacaatttttaaaaaattagattcatGTGTAGGCATGgttgagtccctctgctgtttcCCTGAAACCATTAATATCACAACACTTAATCGAATAtcccccaatataaaataaaaagtttcaaaaaaaatttttttttaaataaaggggaccttcccggagaaggaaatggcaacccactcccatattcttgcctgggaaatcccacggatagaggagcctggcgggctacaatccataaggtcacaagagtcaaatatgccaactaagcaactaagccaccaccaagAGGGGACCCGAGGAGGGTGTCCCGTGACCCACCTGAGGCTGGCTCGTCCATGGAAAACGCCTTGTTTTCCACAAACATGCTCTGGCCCTTTTGCTCTTTCAGAATGGTCTCGTAGCCCACGCCCCGGGTGGGGTACAGATCCCCCTGGTAGCTCTGCTCCGGGCTAGACCTGGTCACCTGGGAGACCTCCGGGATGACGTAGAAGAGGACAAAGGCCCAGGCGTTGGTGGCGAGGGCGATGGCCAGCGTGGGGTCGTCCCACGTGGGGCTGTTGTGCTGCCGGTTGCCGTAAGTGTACATGACGGTCCACACCACCCAGACGGCGATGGAGGCGGTCGTGGTGAGGAGCACGAAGACCCCGTGCTTCCGCCAGCGCTTGAAGCGGCCGCACAGGGCCGACCAGGCCCCAGTGAAGGcgcaaagcagcagcagcatcacgtAGATAAGCGCCATGACAAAGTCCGCGTTGGCGATGGCGCAGGGGGAGACGGCCACCCAGCCCGCACTGCCGTTGCCTGGAGCGTCGCCCTCGGCGCCAGCTCCCCGCACCAGCGTGATGATGAGCCACTCCGTGTTGATGATCACCTCCACGAGGCTCAGCAGCAAGGCCACGAGGAAGATCACCCAGCCCCGGGGCCCGTGGTTCTTCCGAACCAGGAAGTGGAGGGCCAAGACGTGGGCCACCAGGCAGGAGAAGCAGATGGCGAACAGGACCCCGAAGAGGAAGCGCCGGGAGGCACAGGTGGAGAAGTCAGGCTTCACCACGCAGGCGAAGACGAGGCAGAAGAGGCCCAGGGTCCCCAGCAGGAAGAACACCTGGGTCCCTAGCAGGCTCCGCTTCTTGGCGTCCTGCACGAAGGGGAGGCTGGCCACCAGGATGATGGTGAGGACGAAGGTGGTGACGACGCCTGCCCCCGCCACGGCTTCCAAGATGATGCCCCAAGCCTCAGAGCGGTCACACAGGTTGTAATAGAGGGGGTTGAGGTTGGGGCTGCAGCCGGGCGGGGCCTGCTCCTGGGCCCGGGCccctgggagcaggaagagaggcAGTCCCAGACACGTCAGCACCGCTCTGTGGATGGCCATCCTGGATGCCAGGCCAGGCTCCAGCTGGGTCCCTAGAGATGGAGGGGAGAAGAGGCAAAATCAGTCCCTCAGGCCAGACCCCGACACACAGGGTGCTGGACCAGGGTGCACTGATCTGGGGTCTAGCCCTCTGAGCTACTGAatcctttttccctctctcttttatGGCAGCGCCGAGTGCCATGTGAGATCTTTGCTCCCTGGctaaggatcaaactcatgccccctgcagtggaagtgtggagtcttaactactggaccaccaggcaagttcccagaatccttctttattttattcttatttatttatgtatgtattcattTGACTGCACCAGTTGGGGCACGTGGGGGTCTTGGATCTTTTTTGTGGCACGTGAGCTCTTAATTGCAgcgtgtgagatctagttccgggaccagggatcaagcctgggttccctgaattgggagcacagaatcttagccactggaccgccagaacCCTTCTTAACACAGAACTCCCGGGACTCTTCTCAACTAACCAGAGGGACGAACGAGATGAAGCCCAGTTGTCATTCCTCTTCCCAGGCATGGAAGAGGAGGAAACTGTGCTAAATTTTCACCTCCCTCCACCAACTGTAACCTGGACCCAAATACTCCCTGAGCTCTTGCAGCTAGGATGGGGGTGAGGTTTACGAGCAAGTTCACCAAGCACTCAGCTCCTCTCTGCCCCGggactcccagagttcaaatgGCCAGCTGCTTGGCCCTCCTCTCTGTCCCTGTGATGCCCAAGGCCACAGAGAATCAGCCATGCATTCATCCACTCAGTGAGTATTTAACAAGCACCAGGAACAGGTACAGACTGCTACCAGACAGTGAAGAGATGACCGAAAAGTTGTATGTGTCAACACTTTTCCCCGATGTCTTCCTACCACTGACCCTTCTGGCCCTTCATTTTCCCACTTTTGGTCCCAATGCTTCTCTTCAACACTTCTCTTCGGAATCCAAGTTCCTTGGAAGCTCAAGTTGTTCAAAGAGTCTCAAAGATAAAATTTAACAAATTTCCCAGCTAGGGAGTTAATGACTTAACGCAAAAATCCTCCTATGAggcattaacattttaaaagcaagaacGAGGCAAGGGCAAAGCAAAACCCAAAGGAATTAATCTGTAATGGAAGACATCATGACCCTGTAGCTAGAAGGCAAGAAGGCGGTCTTTTATTTGCACTGTGGTCAAGTAAATGGTTGATAAACCTGCCTCTTCCTCTCTTACATCTTGGACCCAGGCACTTTCTAGGACAGCAACCTGGACATGCTTTCCTGGGCTATAGTGACTACTAGTGGCTGGGAGGGGAATGGCACAATCCTCCTCCCTATCTTTCTTCTGCTTTGAAGGTGGAGGGTGGATTTGTACACCACtaaccaataacctcagatatgcagatgacaccaccctaatggcagaaagtgaagaggaactaaaaagcctcttgatgaaagtgaagaggagagtgaaaaagttggcttaaagctcaacattcagaaaatgaagatcatggcatccggtcccattacttcatgggaaatagatggggaaacag
Coding sequences within it:
- the GPRC5C gene encoding G-protein coupled receptor family C group 5 member C isoform X1 — its product is MAIHRAVLTCLGLPLFLLPGARAQEQAPPGCSPNLNPLYYNLCDRSEAWGIILEAVAGAGVVTTFVLTIILVASLPFVQDAKKRSLLGTQVFFLLGTLGLFCLVFACVVKPDFSTCASRRFLFGVLFAICFSCLVAHVLALHFLVRKNHGPRGWVIFLVALLLSLVEVIINTEWLIITLVRGAGAEGDAPGNGSAGWVAVSPCAIANADFVMALIYVMLLLLCAFTGAWSALCGRFKRWRKHGVFVLLTTTASIAVWVVWTVMYTYGNRQHNSPTWDDPTLAIALATNAWAFVLFYVIPEVSQVTRSSPEQSYQGDLYPTRGVGYETILKEQKGQSMFVENKAFSMDEPASAKRPVSPYSGYNGQLLTSMYQPTEMTLMHKAPSDGAGAYDVILPRATANSQVTGSANSTLRAEDIYAAHSRQEATLSKEGKSSQAQSLQSNTRW
- the GPRC5C gene encoding G-protein coupled receptor family C group 5 member C isoform X2, whose product is MAIHRAVLTCLGLPLFLLPGARAQEQAPPGCSPNLNPLYYNLCDRSEAWGIILEAVAGAGVVTTFVLTIILVASLPFVQDAKKRSLLGTQVFFLLGTLGLFCLVFACVVKPDFSTCASRRFLFGVLFAICFSCLVAHVLALHFLVRKNHGPRGWVIFLVALLLSLVEVIINTEWLIITLVRGAGAEGDAPGNGSAGWVAVSPCAIANADFVMALIYVMLLLLCAFTGAWSALCGRFKRWRKHGVFVLLTTTASIAVWVVWTVMYTYGNRQHNSPTWDDPTLAIALATNAWAFVLFYVIPEVSQVTRSSPEQSYQGDLYPTRGVGYETILKEQKGQSMFVENKAFSMDEPASAKRPVSPYSGYNGQLLTSMYQPTEMTLMHKAPSDGAGAYDVILPRATANSQVTGSANSTLRAEDIYAAHSRQEATLSKEGKSSQVFRNPYVWD